In the Oxobacter pfennigii genome, one interval contains:
- the katG gene encoding catalase/peroxidase HPI has product MEEMKCPVTGKTRKDIPAGGTTNKEWWPNQLNLKILHQNSSLGNPMGADFNYAGEFKKLDLEAVKKDLYDLMTDSQEWWPADYGHYGPLFIRMAWHSAGTYRTGDGRGGGGSGSQRFAPLNSWPDNVNLDKARRLLWPIKKKYGKKISWADLMILAGNCAIESMGLKTFGFGGGRQDIWEPEEDIYWGAEKEWLGDKRYSGDRDLENPLAAVQMGLIYVNPEGPNGQPSAIASGRDIRETFARMGMNDEETVALVAGGHTFGKCHGAGPASHVGKEPEGASIEEQGLGWKNSFGSGKGSDTITSGIEGAWTPNPVKWDNGYFDMLFGYDWDLRKSPAGAWQWVPTDPAAADIVPDAHDPSKRHAPMMTTADLALRMDPIYRPIAKRFHENPEEFADAFARAWFKLTHRDMGPRSRYLGPEVPAEELIWQDPLPAADYELIDDKDIADLKGKILGSGLSVSQLVSTAWASASTFRGSDKRGGANGARIRLSPQKDWEVNQPAQLNTVLQALEKIQAEFNNAQTGSKRVSLADLIVLSGCAGIEQAAKNAGHNLVVPFLPGRTDATKEQTDVKSFSVLEPAADGFRNYLKTKFSVPAEELLVDRAQLLTLTAPEMTVLLGGLRVLNINYDQSKHGMFTDRPEALTNDFFVNLLDMGTVWKATSEDDNVYEGRDRVTGELKWTGTRVDLIFGSNSQLRTIAEVYACGDSLEKFLQDFVSAWNKVMNADRFDLA; this is encoded by the coding sequence ATGGAAGAAATGAAATGTCCGGTTACGGGCAAAACACGAAAAGACATTCCTGCCGGTGGTACTACGAACAAAGAATGGTGGCCGAACCAGCTGAACCTGAAGATTCTTCATCAGAACTCAAGCTTGGGTAATCCCATGGGCGCTGACTTCAATTATGCTGGAGAATTCAAGAAACTTGATCTGGAAGCCGTGAAGAAGGACTTATATGATTTGATGACTGATTCCCAGGAATGGTGGCCCGCCGATTACGGCCACTATGGGCCTCTCTTCATCCGAATGGCGTGGCACAGTGCAGGTACGTACCGTACCGGCGACGGCCGCGGCGGCGGAGGCTCCGGGTCCCAGCGCTTTGCTCCTCTTAACAGCTGGCCGGACAATGTGAATCTGGACAAGGCTCGCCGCTTGCTTTGGCCAATTAAGAAAAAATATGGCAAAAAGATTTCCTGGGCTGACCTTATGATCCTTGCCGGCAACTGCGCTATCGAATCCATGGGATTAAAGACATTCGGTTTCGGCGGCGGCCGCCAGGATATATGGGAGCCAGAAGAAGACATTTACTGGGGAGCCGAGAAGGAGTGGCTTGGTGACAAGCGCTACTCAGGTGACCGGGATCTTGAGAATCCTCTGGCAGCCGTACAGATGGGCTTGATTTATGTTAATCCGGAAGGCCCTAACGGACAACCCAGTGCCATCGCTTCCGGGCGTGACATTCGGGAAACCTTTGCACGTATGGGGATGAACGACGAGGAAACTGTGGCACTTGTCGCAGGTGGACATACTTTTGGCAAATGCCACGGCGCCGGTCCTGCATCCCATGTGGGCAAAGAGCCAGAGGGTGCTAGTATTGAAGAACAGGGACTTGGCTGGAAGAACAGCTTCGGCAGTGGCAAAGGCTCTGATACTATCACCAGCGGAATTGAGGGAGCCTGGACTCCAAACCCTGTAAAGTGGGACAACGGTTATTTCGATATGCTGTTTGGGTACGACTGGGATTTGCGCAAGAGCCCGGCAGGGGCTTGGCAATGGGTTCCCACGGATCCGGCTGCAGCAGATATTGTACCGGATGCCCACGATCCTTCCAAAAGGCATGCACCTATGATGACAACAGCTGACCTGGCTTTAAGGATGGATCCCATTTATAGGCCCATAGCAAAGCGGTTCCATGAAAATCCCGAGGAGTTCGCAGACGCTTTTGCACGTGCGTGGTTTAAGCTGACTCACCGCGACATGGGCCCCCGCTCACGCTATCTTGGCCCGGAGGTTCCTGCGGAAGAACTGATCTGGCAGGATCCGCTACCGGCAGCCGATTATGAATTGATAGATGATAAGGATATTGCGGATCTTAAGGGTAAAATTCTGGGCTCCGGATTATCTGTTTCACAGCTGGTTTCTACAGCCTGGGCTTCAGCGTCCACATTCCGGGGTTCAGATAAGCGCGGCGGAGCCAACGGAGCCCGTATACGTCTTTCACCGCAAAAAGATTGGGAAGTCAACCAGCCGGCTCAGCTAAATACTGTTCTTCAGGCCTTAGAAAAGATCCAGGCGGAGTTCAATAATGCTCAGACAGGCTCAAAGAGGGTTTCACTGGCTGACTTAATCGTCTTGAGCGGATGTGCAGGTATAGAACAAGCTGCAAAGAATGCCGGTCACAATTTGGTGGTTCCCTTTTTGCCCGGACGAACTGATGCAACTAAGGAACAGACCGATGTGAAGTCATTTTCGGTGCTGGAACCTGCTGCAGACGGATTCAGAAACTATCTGAAAACTAAATTTTCCGTACCGGCAGAAGAACTGCTGGTTGACCGTGCGCAGCTATTGACATTGACTGCTCCGGAAATGACGGTTTTGCTTGGGGGCTTAAGGGTTTTGAATATCAATTATGATCAGTCCAAGCATGGCATGTTCACCGACAGGCCGGAGGCTCTCACCAACGACTTCTTCGTCAATTTGCTCGACATGGGCACAGTATGGAAAGCCACTTCTGAGGATGATAACGTGTATGAGGGCCGTGACCGCGTTACAGGTGAGCTTAAGTGGACCGGTACCAGGGTGGATCTGATTTTCGGTTCAAACTCCCAGCTCCGGACCATCGCGGAAGTCTATGCATGCGGCGACTCTTTGGAAAAGTTCCTGCAGGACTT
- a CDS encoding Fur family transcriptional regulator, which yields MKPSFEDLKKELKVKNIQLSHQRLKVLEYLVKNQCHPTVDMIFTDLHKDISTLSKTTVYNTLRILVEAGLVRVINIEDNEARYDIIVENHGHFKCECCGTIYNFSIDIDSLASEDLINFRINDKNVYFKGVCPRCL from the coding sequence ATGAAACCCTCATTTGAAGATTTGAAGAAAGAATTAAAGGTTAAAAACATTCAGCTTTCGCATCAAAGATTAAAGGTTTTAGAATATCTGGTTAAAAATCAATGTCATCCTACGGTAGATATGATATTTACAGACTTGCATAAGGACATATCAACACTTTCGAAAACAACGGTTTACAACACATTGAGAATACTGGTGGAGGCGGGTTTGGTAAGAGTGATTAATATTGAGGACAATGAAGCCAGATATGACATTATAGTTGAAAACCATGGACATTTTAAGTGTGAGTGCTGTGGGACAATATATAATTTCAGTATTGATATAGATTCATTGGCATCGGAAGATTTGATCAACTTCAGGATTAATGATAAAAATGTATATTTCAAAGGCGTCTGTCCAAGATGCCTTTAA
- a CDS encoding DUF6273 domain-containing protein has product MQIVECYRNAKPGEIITFGTYPQTASGADATPIKWRVLQNSGNELFILSEDILDCRRYHGRTMDITWYDCVDITWHDCDLRKWLNGEFYNTAFTAEEKKLIKTAHCTDNGEDTPDTEDKVFLLSVNEIKDTSDKQGKDLRRTVGTDFAKLKKPDGCKLRPYDKTNKNNYIIRNGEEVGCAWWWLRTQGNKPSRAYFIGTNSSIRSYGNNSIAGYGVRPALKVNLR; this is encoded by the coding sequence TTGCAAATAGTTGAATGTTACCGGAATGCAAAGCCAGGAGAAATCATTACTTTTGGCACTTATCCGCAGACTGCAAGCGGAGCTGATGCAACACCAATAAAATGGCGGGTGCTGCAGAATTCAGGAAATGAGCTGTTTATCTTGAGCGAGGATATTTTAGACTGCAGGCGGTATCACGGCAGGACCATGGATATTACATGGTATGATTGCGTGGATATTACGTGGCATGACTGCGATTTGCGCAAATGGCTCAACGGTGAATTCTATAACACTGCATTTACCGCCGAAGAAAAGAAATTAATAAAAACGGCTCATTGCACGGACAACGGAGAAGACACCCCTGATACGGAGGACAAGGTTTTCCTGCTTAGTGTTAATGAGATAAAGGATACATCTGATAAACAAGGCAAGGATTTGCGGCGTACTGTTGGAACGGACTTTGCTAAATTGAAAAAACCCGATGGATGCAAATTACGTCCGTACGATAAAACAAATAAAAATAACTATATAATCAGAAACGGCGAAGAAGTTGGCTGTGCCTGGTGGTGGCTGCGGACCCAAGGGAATAAACCTTCCCGCGCATATTTTATCGGTACAAATTCCAGTATTCGCAGCTATGGGAATAACAGTATAGCCGGTTATGGCGTGCGCCCTGCCTTAAAAGTCAATCTTAGATGA
- a CDS encoding putative immunity protein codes for MRGGKKDSYMGDVGIIKKIDDITELKDELIAAFDSKSHSHKAISCYSLLLAQHILDLTNIQPCDAINECFDINRKWQEGKARFQEARDVADKIHKLAREEKDPIKVKVLRVMGQVAATPHVKRHALIASDYAITLINLMYPKNLEEVSKERKIQIELMKSV; via the coding sequence ATGAGAGGCGGAAAGAAAGATAGTTATATGGGTGATGTAGGAATAATAAAGAAAATTGATGATATTACTGAGTTAAAAGATGAACTTATTGCTGCGTTTGACAGTAAAAGTCATAGCCATAAGGCTATTTCATGTTACAGCCTGCTGTTAGCACAACATATTTTAGATTTAACCAATATACAACCTTGTGATGCAATTAATGAATGTTTTGATATCAATAGGAAATGGCAGGAAGGAAAAGCAAGGTTCCAGGAGGCAAGGGATGTAGCTGATAAGATACACAAGTTAGCCCGTGAGGAAAAAGACCCCATAAAAGTAAAGGTTTTAAGGGTTATGGGGCAGGTTGCTGCTACTCCTCATGTGAAGAGACATGCTTTAATAGCTTCAGATTATGCAATAACTTTAATTAATTTAATGTATCCAAAAAATTTAGAGGAAGTAAGCAAAGAAAGAAAAATCCAAATAGAATTAATGAAGAGTGTTTAA
- a CDS encoding flavin monoamine oxidase family protein, with protein MYFTHKVSKAPLQVPNNPTDAQRYEMVKESLVKEGRPEDYEYIIKSLSPPPDIAAYATPGQYKGTKVAVVGAGVAGLTAAFELRKLGFDITIFEAEDERIGGRIYTHYFDKGKKIYGELGAGRIPASHEAVWHYINLFNLNTTKITGEKGDTFVHVRGIRARNNPKDIMEKIYPMFNLTPSERNIPWPELYNRVLYKALKSLSPELRSELLLVSPQLPPEYVNTVTITVRQGLKNAGLSDAAIELITSLSPTVNAFIEGSFYTELVTNYAVFTENTYEIDGGMITLPLAFYKSLTSDNPQEYKLPRHVLGKVTFKMGCYVGRVYKSDKDKKVILRYLTETYPVINHEEFDYVFFTIPLTTLRKMSLHPPFSNEMMEAIREVNYVDAQKTLFLCNERFWERQGITGGTSNTDLLIQSIMYPSDRSQCHQNTTGININCNPNRPGVLTASYNIGSDAVRLGNFLTHRFRLIKRQVELTQGLPENYLDNVVINYKTIDWDRNQWITGAFVNFLPGQGRLFLFDMLKPEYENRIYFAGEAYYPPNGWIQAAVNSAMIAVNALAYYLKAYGYK; from the coding sequence ATGTATTTTACTCACAAGGTATCCAAAGCTCCTCTTCAGGTCCCTAATAACCCTACTGACGCACAAAGATATGAAATGGTTAAGGAATCACTGGTTAAGGAAGGCAGGCCTGAAGACTATGAATATATAATCAAAAGCCTAAGTCCGCCCCCTGATATAGCAGCTTATGCAACACCGGGGCAATATAAAGGTACTAAGGTTGCAGTCGTAGGGGCTGGCGTTGCAGGGCTGACTGCTGCCTTTGAGCTTAGGAAGCTTGGCTTTGATATAACTATATTTGAAGCGGAAGATGAAAGAATCGGAGGCAGGATATACACTCATTATTTTGACAAAGGCAAGAAAATTTATGGTGAGCTCGGAGCAGGGCGTATCCCAGCATCTCATGAAGCGGTCTGGCATTATATCAATCTATTCAATTTAAACACTACAAAAATCACCGGTGAAAAAGGTGATACCTTTGTACATGTAAGAGGTATAAGAGCAAGAAATAACCCTAAGGATATAATGGAAAAGATTTACCCCATGTTTAACCTCACCCCATCAGAAAGAAATATTCCATGGCCTGAGCTTTATAACCGAGTGCTATATAAAGCTTTAAAAAGTTTAAGTCCCGAGTTAAGATCAGAGCTTTTATTAGTAAGTCCCCAGCTTCCTCCTGAATATGTCAATACTGTTACCATAACTGTACGTCAGGGATTAAAAAATGCCGGGTTAAGTGACGCTGCAATCGAACTTATTACGAGCCTTAGCCCAACGGTTAATGCATTCATAGAAGGTTCTTTCTATACCGAGCTCGTAACAAACTATGCCGTATTTACTGAAAATACCTATGAAATAGATGGAGGGATGATAACCCTCCCGCTTGCCTTCTATAAATCGCTGACCTCAGATAACCCCCAAGAATATAAACTTCCAAGGCATGTACTCGGAAAAGTCACCTTTAAAATGGGATGCTATGTTGGGAGGGTCTACAAGTCCGACAAAGATAAAAAGGTTATATTAAGGTATCTTACCGAGACTTATCCTGTAATCAACCATGAAGAATTTGACTATGTATTTTTCACTATACCTCTGACAACGCTGAGAAAAATGTCCTTACATCCACCATTCTCGAATGAAATGATGGAGGCAATAAGAGAAGTTAATTATGTGGATGCTCAAAAGACACTTTTCCTATGCAATGAACGTTTTTGGGAAAGGCAGGGGATAACAGGCGGAACTTCAAATACTGATCTGCTTATCCAATCAATTATGTATCCGTCAGACCGTTCACAATGTCATCAAAATACGACTGGTATAAATATCAATTGCAATCCTAATAGGCCCGGTGTACTTACAGCTTCATATAACATTGGTAGCGATGCAGTAAGGTTAGGTAATTTTCTGACTCATCGCTTTAGATTAATAAAACGGCAAGTTGAATTAACCCAGGGCCTACCTGAGAATTACCTTGATAATGTGGTAATTAATTATAAGACTATTGATTGGGACAGAAATCAATGGATTACAGGAGCATTTGTCAATTTCCTACCCGGACAGGGGAGACTTTTTCTATTCGATATGTTAAAGCCTGAATATGAAAACAGGATATATTTTGCCGGAGAAGCATACTATCCTCCAAATGGATGGATTCAAGCTGCCGTTAATTCAGCCATGATTGCCGTTAATGCACTGGCATACTATCTGAAAGCCTATGGATATAAATAA
- a CDS encoding pyridoxamine 5'-phosphate oxidase family protein, whose amino-acid sequence MNKATEILQQAKTFYIATMDGDQPRVRPFGAAVEFDGKTYICMNNTKKVFQQLLKNPKVEISGMVSGKWFRITGTLVRDDRNEARAEFLKLRPVQMYEADDGIFEVFYFSEVSGTIESFNEPKETF is encoded by the coding sequence ATGAATAAAGCTACAGAAATTTTACAGCAGGCTAAAACTTTCTACATAGCCACCATGGACGGCGATCAGCCCCGTGTCCGACCCTTCGGTGCAGCCGTTGAATTTGATGGCAAAACTTACATATGCATGAACAACACTAAAAAGGTATTCCAGCAGCTTCTTAAAAATCCTAAGGTTGAAATCAGCGGCATGGTCAGCGGAAAATGGTTCCGTATTACCGGTACTCTTGTCCGTGACGACAGGAATGAGGCCAGAGCTGAATTTTTAAAGCTGCGTCCCGTTCAGATGTATGAGGCCGACGACGGTATTTTTGAGGTCTTTTATTTCTCCGAGGTATCTGGAACAATCGAATCCTTCAACGAGCCGAAGGAAACATTTTAA
- a CDS encoding DUF4143 domain-containing protein: MKVGDFICRGKLVQRQVYLDWLKDWREHQVIKVISGVRRCGKSTLFRLYINTVDKYLNALCGSYMFYKVDRYDIRSRQHLKTIGKYYAVDNGLREPKLSTSSSDMGHVLENIVFLELKRRGNKVTIGKLSQKEVDFVAESKDGITYYQVSASVLDENTRRRELEPLQKIPDYHPKILIAMDEIPRSANYGGIRQFHVVDWLLGVS, translated from the coding sequence ATGAAAGTAGGTGACTTTATATGCCGGGGAAAATTGGTTCAAAGGCAGGTATATTTAGACTGGCTTAAAGACTGGAGAGAGCATCAGGTAATTAAGGTTATATCCGGTGTTCGAAGATGCGGCAAATCCACACTGTTTCGTCTTTATATCAACACAGTTGATAAATATCTTAATGCATTGTGCGGCAGTTATATGTTTTATAAAGTGGACCGTTATGATATCAGAAGCAGGCAGCATTTAAAAACAATAGGCAAGTATTATGCCGTGGACAACGGGCTTAGAGAACCAAAGCTCAGCACATCTTCATCCGATATGGGCCATGTTTTGGAGAATATTGTTTTTCTTGAGCTTAAAAGACGGGGCAATAAGGTGACCATAGGAAAGCTGTCACAAAAAGAGGTTGATTTTGTTGCAGAGAGCAAAGATGGAATAACGTACTATCAGGTTTCTGCAAGTGTATTGGATGAAAACACCCGTAGACGCGAGCTTGAACCGCTGCAGAAGATACCGGATTATCATCCTAAGATTCTTATTGCCATGGATGAGATACCACGCTCAGCCAACTATGGCGGCATCCGGCAGTTTCATGTCGTTGACTGGCTCCTTGGAGTGTCTTAA
- the dnaB gene encoding replicative DNA helicase — translation MDILKIPPNNMEAEQSVIGAMLLDKNAISSAAEILRGEDFYKEAHGRIFDTIIELYNRDEPVDLVTLVESLRTKGILDAIGGLTYLSNLAASVPTTANIKYYAKIVEEKSTLRNLIKTSSELMDKCYSENDEVPAILESAEKAIFDISQKAMEHDFEPISKVLERSFDNIEKLYKSKGELTGVPTGFVDLDRKTSGMQKGDMILVAARPSMGKTAFAINIGQYAATRHPYSVAIFSLEMSKEQLVQRMLCSEANIDMLKLRTGNLEDEDWAKLARSAGPLASAKIFIDDSPGISITEMRSKCRRLKIEHGLDLIIIDYLQLMQGKGKTENRQQEVSEISRSLKALAKEMESPVIALSQLSRAPEARADHRPMLSDLRESGSIEQDADVVCFLYRDEYYNKETDKKNIAEVIIAKQRNGPTGTVELFFNGQYTKFSSLDRSFGH, via the coding sequence ATGGATATACTTAAGATTCCTCCTAATAATATGGAGGCGGAGCAGTCGGTTATAGGAGCTATGCTCCTTGATAAAAATGCCATATCCTCTGCAGCAGAAATTCTAAGGGGAGAGGATTTTTACAAGGAAGCCCACGGCCGTATATTCGATACCATAATTGAATTATATAACCGTGACGAGCCGGTGGATCTGGTAACGCTGGTTGAAAGCTTAAGGACAAAAGGCATACTTGACGCCATAGGCGGCCTTACCTATCTTTCAAATCTGGCTGCATCTGTTCCTACCACTGCAAATATTAAATATTACGCAAAAATAGTTGAGGAAAAATCAACACTGAGGAATCTTATAAAGACCTCCTCCGAGCTTATGGATAAATGCTATTCCGAAAACGACGAGGTTCCGGCAATTTTGGAGAGCGCCGAAAAGGCTATATTTGATATCTCACAAAAAGCCATGGAACACGACTTTGAGCCCATAAGCAAGGTTTTAGAGAGAAGCTTTGACAATATAGAGAAGCTTTATAAAAGCAAGGGGGAACTGACAGGCGTTCCCACCGGCTTTGTTGACTTAGACCGAAAGACCTCGGGCATGCAAAAGGGTGATATGATACTCGTCGCCGCCAGGCCCAGTATGGGAAAGACGGCTTTTGCAATCAACATAGGCCAGTATGCCGCCACCCGCCATCCCTACAGCGTGGCAATATTCAGCCTTGAAATGTCAAAGGAGCAGCTGGTACAGAGAATGCTGTGCTCCGAGGCAAACATAGACATGCTGAAATTAAGGACAGGTAACTTGGAGGACGAGGACTGGGCAAAATTGGCCCGCTCGGCAGGACCATTAGCCTCAGCCAAGATATTTATAGATGATTCCCCTGGCATTTCCATTACCGAGATGAGGTCAAAGTGCAGAAGGCTGAAAATCGAGCACGGCCTTGACCTTATAATAATAGACTACCTTCAGCTTATGCAGGGCAAAGGAAAGACCGAAAACAGGCAGCAGGAGGTTTCGGAAATTTCCCGCTCACTTAAAGCCCTGGCAAAGGAAATGGAATCCCCGGTAATCGCACTGTCCCAGTTATCCCGTGCCCCCGAAGCAAGGGCAGACCACCGGCCCATGCTGAGTGACTTAAGGGAATCCGGCTCCATAGAGCAGGACGCTGACGTCGTATGCTTTTTATACAGGGATGAATATTATAACAAAGAGACCGACAAGAAAAACATCGCCGAAGTCATCATAGCAAAGCAAAGAAACGGCCCCACCGGCACCGTTGAATTGTTCTTCAACGGACAGTACACCAAATTTTCAAGTTTGGACAGGAGTTTTGGGCATTAG
- the lonC gene encoding Lon family ATP-dependent protease codes for MKSILRSYIDGDEAFVDNSLQDKEQLLKHVEVLQLVVNNVLGKEAVQTRANKQDILHYLECDELEKKTYALQKLVFNNKSIFDIPKLEDIPSILDKVEEELSNIIAKRYVENKIEKRVQRHLEEKQEKYIQEIKLSILKKQGGPENAGTLKKYADLEVLDSIKLSKSLMEMLRPSEMNEIIGQERAIKALISKVSSPFPQHVILYGPPGVGKTTAARLALEKAKELKYTPFTKRSKFVEVDGTTLRWDPREITNPLLGSVHDPIYQGSKRELAEGGIPEPKPGLVTEAHGGVLFIDEIGELDEMLQNKLLKVLEDKRVEFSSAYYDPDDENVPQYVKKLFNEGAPADFVLIGATTRQPHEINPALRSRCAEVFFEPLSKEDIMEIVKNSSNKLEIVIDDEIPEIISNYTIQGRRAVNILADAYGYVLYENRDNEDFGKVYISKEKLYDVLSIGRLTPYAEDKASETKETGKIFGLGVSGYIGSVLEIEAVAFKAAKEGQGVIRFNDQAGTMAKDSVFNAASVIRKLTGKDLNDYDIHVNVIGGGNVDGPSAGAAMVCVILSAIEGRPLSQDIAITGEISIRGNIKPVGGVYEKIHGAHQAGIKKVIIPKDNLKDIQSGIKGVEIIDVDDIEQVLKVVF; via the coding sequence GTGAAATCTATTTTGCGAAGCTACATTGATGGAGACGAAGCATTTGTTGATAATTCGTTACAGGATAAGGAACAGCTATTAAAACACGTTGAGGTACTTCAGCTGGTTGTAAATAATGTGCTTGGCAAAGAGGCCGTGCAGACAAGAGCAAATAAGCAAGATATTTTGCATTATCTGGAATGCGATGAATTGGAGAAAAAGACATATGCCCTGCAAAAGCTGGTTTTCAATAATAAATCAATCTTTGACATACCCAAGTTAGAGGATATTCCTTCAATATTGGACAAGGTTGAGGAGGAATTATCCAACATAATTGCAAAAAGATATGTGGAAAACAAAATTGAAAAAAGAGTTCAAAGGCACCTGGAAGAAAAACAGGAAAAATATATACAGGAAATAAAGCTTTCCATACTTAAAAAACAGGGCGGCCCTGAAAATGCCGGAACCCTTAAGAAGTACGCAGATCTTGAAGTCCTGGACAGCATAAAGCTTTCCAAATCTTTGATGGAAATGCTGAGGCCAAGTGAAATGAATGAAATAATAGGCCAAGAGAGGGCAATTAAGGCGCTTATATCAAAGGTGTCCTCTCCCTTTCCGCAGCATGTAATTTTATACGGTCCGCCCGGTGTGGGAAAGACGACGGCTGCCAGACTGGCGCTGGAGAAGGCTAAAGAACTTAAATATACGCCCTTTACAAAAAGGTCCAAATTTGTGGAGGTAGATGGGACAACCTTAAGGTGGGACCCAAGGGAAATAACAAACCCACTTTTAGGTTCTGTTCACGATCCCATTTATCAGGGTTCCAAAAGGGAACTGGCCGAAGGCGGAATTCCCGAGCCCAAGCCGGGGCTAGTAACCGAAGCCCACGGAGGAGTGCTCTTTATAGATGAAATAGGAGAACTGGATGAAATGCTTCAAAACAAGCTTTTGAAGGTTTTAGAGGACAAGCGTGTTGAGTTTTCATCAGCTTATTATGATCCCGATGATGAAAATGTGCCCCAATATGTTAAGAAGCTCTTTAACGAAGGAGCTCCGGCGGATTTCGTCCTTATAGGCGCGACAACCCGCCAGCCCCACGAGATAAACCCTGCCCTTCGTTCACGCTGCGCCGAGGTATTTTTTGAGCCCTTATCCAAAGAAGACATTATGGAAATAGTAAAGAATTCTTCAAATAAACTCGAAATAGTTATTGACGATGAAATTCCTGAAATCATAAGTAATTATACTATCCAGGGAAGACGCGCGGTAAACATACTGGCGGATGCCTATGGCTATGTTTTATATGAAAACCGTGACAATGAAGACTTTGGCAAAGTTTATATTTCAAAGGAAAAGCTCTACGATGTATTATCCATCGGAAGGCTGACTCCCTATGCCGAAGACAAGGCCTCTGAAACAAAAGAAACAGGCAAGATATTCGGCCTTGGAGTCAGCGGTTATATAGGCTCCGTCCTGGAAATCGAAGCCGTTGCCTTTAAGGCGGCAAAGGAAGGACAGGGAGTAATCCGGTTTAACGACCAGGCTGGAACCATGGCAAAGGATTCTGTGTTTAACGCAGCTTCAGTTATAAGAAAGCTGACAGGAAAAGATTTAAACGATTACGATATACATGTTAATGTTATTGGAGGCGGAAATGTAGACGGGCCCTCAGCCGGCGCCGCCATGGTGTGCGTAATTTTAAGCGCCATAGAAGGCAGGCCCCTATCCCAGGATATAGCCATAACAGGAGAAATATCCATCCGCGGAAACATAAAGCCCGTAGGCGGCGTCTATGAAAAAATCCACGGCGCCCACCAGGCAGGTATAAAAAAGGTAATAATACCCAAGGATAATCTTAAGGACATACAAAGCGGCATTAAAGGTGTTGAGATTATCGATGTTGACGATATAGAACAGGTTTTAAAGGTGGTATTTTAA
- the rplI gene encoding 50S ribosomal protein L9, with protein MKVILTADIKGVGKKGEIINASDGYARNYLLPKGLAMEANEGNLQSLKEKKDSQKFRKDTELQEAKELAKKVNGLSVVFKVKTGENGRLFGSITNKDISEQIKKQYGFDIDKRKLVLEDTIKAAGIYNLDVKIYPEVTAKLKVEVVGE; from the coding sequence ATGAAAGTAATATTAACCGCAGATATTAAAGGAGTGGGGAAAAAAGGCGAAATAATTAATGCATCCGATGGATACGCCAGAAACTATCTGTTGCCAAAAGGCTTGGCAATGGAAGCTAATGAGGGCAACCTTCAATCCTTGAAAGAAAAAAAGGATTCACAGAAATTCCGCAAGGATACAGAGCTTCAGGAAGCAAAAGAGCTGGCTAAAAAGGTAAATGGGCTTTCGGTTGTTTTCAAGGTTAAAACAGGAGAAAACGGGAGGCTCTTTGGCTCCATCACCAACAAGGACATTTCAGAGCAAATAAAAAAGCAGTATGGATTTGATATAGATAAAAGAAAACTGGTACTTGAAGATACAATAAAAGCAGCAGGAATATACAATTTAGACGTAAAAATATATCCTGAAGTCACTGCCAAACTAAAGGTTGAAGTGGTTGGAGAATAA